Proteins found in one Aspergillus puulaauensis MK2 DNA, chromosome 8, nearly complete sequence genomic segment:
- the erg1 gene encoding squalene monooxygenase erg1 (BUSCO:EOG09261M4S;~COG:I;~EggNog:ENOG410PHHY;~InterPro:IPR013698,IPR040125,IPR036188;~PFAM:PF08491,PF01494;~TransMembrane:4 (o33-51i375-393o430-447i459-479o);~go_component: GO:0016021 - integral component of membrane [Evidence IEA];~go_function: GO:0004506 - squalene monooxygenase activity [Evidence IEA];~go_function: GO:0050660 - flavin adenine dinucleotide binding [Evidence IEA];~go_process: GO:0016126 - sterol biosynthetic process [Evidence IEA];~go_process: GO:0055114 - oxidation-reduction process [Evidence IEA]): MATTLAHGHVNDQALKSPDAAEYRRRVHHDADVVIVGAGILGCALAVALGGQGRSVLLLEQSLKEPDRIVGELLQPGGVTALEQLGLRDCLEGIEGIPTEGYYVTYKGDPVKIPYPIQSPGAPRPEGKSFHHGRFVMKLREAARACPNVTIVETKVTDLVTCSHTKQVLGVDCVTKESKDCYFGQVTVVADGYASKFRKQHHPYTPKVRSKFWGLELIDAQLPQPHYGHVLLNTNSPPVLVYQIGTHETRILCDIPENLPSASVKNGGVKGHLRNVVLPSLPKGIQPSFAAALDKGQLRSMPNSFLPSATNKTPGLIVLGDALNMRHPLTGGGMTVALNDVVILRDLLSPANVPKLSNTALVLKQLSAFHWRRKMGASVINILAQALYSLFAADDDNLKALQRGCFEYFAMGMYNQPAGLLGGMLKKPQVLFAHFFAVAFVSLWMIIRDSPLYKLPLALIRCVTVFWTACVVIFPYMLIEAFC, translated from the exons ATGGCCACAACCCTCGCCCACGGCCATGTCAACGACCAGGCCCTCAAGTCTCCGGACGCCGCCGAGTACCGCAGACGAGTTCACCATGACGCCGATGTCGTTATAGTAGGAGCTGGAATTTTGGGATGTGCATTGGCTGTGGCTTTGGGTGGCCAGGGCCGGAGTGTCCTTCTGCTCGAACAGTCGCTCAAGGAGCCCGACCGCATTGTCGGCGAACTCTTACAACCCGGAGGTGTCACTGccctggagcagctgggTCTGCGGGACTGCCTGGAGGGAATTGAGGGTATTCCGACTGAAGGATACTATGTTACCTACAAGGGCGATCCTGTCAAAATTCCATACCCCATTCAAAGTCCTGGGGCTCCGCGACCAGAAGGCAAATCATTCCACCATGGACGGTTCGTGATGAAGCTGCGCGAGGCCGCCAGGGCTTGCCCCAATGTCACGATTGTCGAGACCAAGGTTACGGATCTGGTCACTTGCTCGCATACCAAGCAGGTTCTTGGAGTGGACTGCGTGACCAAGGAGTCCAAAGATTGCTACTTCGGTCAAGTAACCGTCGTTGCTGACGGCTACGCCTCCAAATTTCGGAAACAACATCACCCTTATACCCCCAAAGTCCGGTCGAAGTTCTGGGGCCTGGAGCTCATTGATGCGCAACTGCCTCAACCACACTATGGCCATGTCCTTCTAAACACTAATAGCCCGCCCGTCCTCGTCTACCAAATCGGAACACACGAGACCAGAATCCTTTGCGACATCCCAGAAAATCTACCCTCGGCCTCCGTCAAGAATGGAGGTGTCAAGGGTCATCTCCGAAACGTTGTCCTGCCGTCTCTCCCTAAAGGTATCCAGCCTTCATTCGCGGCCGCGCTAGACAAGGGTCAACTGCGGTCCATGCCGAATTCATTCCTGCCGAGTGCCACAAACAAAACGCCAGGATTAATAGTGCTAGGAGATGCTCTCAACATGCGGCATCCGCTTACAGGAGGTGGTATGACAGTCGCATTGAACGACGTTGTCATACTCCGTGACCTGCTCAGCCCGGCGAACGTCCCCAAACTGAGCAACACCGCACTTGTCCTCAAACAACTTTCTGCCTTCCACTGGAGACGCAAGATGGGTGCATCAGTCATCAACATCCTAGCTCAAGCTCTGTACTCTCTCTTCGCTGCGGATG ATGACAACCTAAAAGCCCTACAGCGCGGCTGCTTCGAATATTTCGCGATGGGAATGTATAACCAGCCCGCCGGTCTCCTCGGTGGGATGCTCAAGAAACCACAAGTCCTCTTCGCCCACTTCTTCGCAGTCGCCTTCGTCTCCCTCTGGATGATCATCCGCGACTCCCCGTTATACAAGCTGCCCTTGGCTCTGATCCGATGCGTCACCGTCTTCTGGACAGCATGCGTCGTTATCTTCCCTTACATGTTAATTGAAGCCTTCTGCTAG
- the PSY2 gene encoding SMEK family protein (BUSCO:EOG09262D0D;~COG:G;~EggNog:ENOG410PFTV;~InterPro:IPR016024,IPR006887,IPR011993;~PFAM:PF04802), with protein MALDLQPPGDRKRVKVYELKENDWFDRGTGFCTGQILDDEPRIFVESEDKPVRVLLETRISKDGGYQKQQDTLIVWTEPNQTDMALSFQEAEGCAVIWNFVNSVQQHLLTLAAGDDALSDDLDNIQTVVLPAPELVNLPEIDHLMRAASIAQASRDALSKCVLRDEYIHKLLPLVTVAEDLESIDDLHRLCNIMKSLILLNDTTIIETVVTDPVILGVVGALEYDPEFPTHKANHRQYLSDKSRYKEVVPIRDPSIRRKIRYTWRLQYLKDVVLARILDDPTFSVLNSMIFYNQVDIVNHIQSDGPFLKELFSVFDPRSPDGKRKEDAVQFLHQCASIAKNLQIPERATLYGNLISHGLFAVIAFAIKHPNPAVRTTGIDILVALLDHDPIMMRSYMLKAVNENKTPLTDTLIDLLHSEADLGVKNQLADAIKVLLDPQVPLQAAMARAGPEHATKVRPNILSDAFVQNHFDESSKRLFAPLKKLEDLSNPHALTFQAVALYSHLVDILTFFVRQHLYRCRNVIQNERLAAHITQLLRVPQKHLKLTALKFFRTLLSLQDTFYQALMTHNDTFGLILDIVYETMPRDNLLNSACLELFEFIKREHIKPITLHVVGKYGDKLRNITYVDTFQGLIVHYEQLQGYSEEADSTLYSQEEVTPVLKMPPSGRWQGVKEMDPAEEEYFNTSDEEEEWQQDNQATGTLISQVPNGAASPSVKSLVDYPDDDEEENDAMDTTEANQKQQPQLEETSNDDAPADPASDQPSTPVSQVVQTPPERLSEKRRREEEDDDELVKLTSGPKRRSSTSSSTGSAGLLRKKRSSSIGSVIIAEKGAAQGGQGAGNAAPKRIAINLSSSAKQSTDTTDIPEPASNSPGNENEKENHNDSGSGEG; from the exons AACAGGGTTTTGCACTGGCCAGATCCTGGAT GATGAACCGCGGATATTTGTTGAGTCGGAAGATAAACCCGTTCGCGTGCTTTTGGAGACCAGAATCTCTAAGGATGGCGGATATCAAAAACAGCAAG ATACATTGATCGTATGGACCGAGCCGAACCAGACGGATATGGCATTGAGTTTtcaggaggcggagggatGCGCTGTGATATG GAATTTTGTCAATTCTGTTCAACAACACCTTCTCACGCTCGCCGCAGGTG ATGACGCTCTCTCCGATGACCTCGACAATATCCAGACCGTTGTATTGCCCGCGCCCGAACTTGTGAACCTCCCCGAGATCGATCATTTGATGAGAGCCGCCAGCATAGCCCAGGCCAGCCGAGATGCGCTGTCCAAGTGTGTCCTCAGAGATGAATACATACATAAACTCCTTCCTCTGGTTACAGTCGCGGAAGACCTGGAGAGTATCGACGACTTGCACCGTCTTTGCAACATCATGAAATCGCTCATCCTTCTCAACGACACCACTATAATTGAAACCGTTGTCACCGACCCCGTCATActtggagttgttggagcATTGGAAT ATGATCCCGAGTTCCCTACACATAAAGCAAATCATCGCCAGTACTTGTCAGACAAATCACGCTACAAGGAAGTGGTTCCGATCAGAGACCCCTCCATTCGGCGAAAAATCCGGTACACCTGGCGGTTGCAATATTTGAAAGATGTCGTTCTCGCACGTATCCTTGACGACCCAACCTTTTCGGTCCTTAATTCTATGATCTTCTACAACCAAGTTGATATTGTGAACCACATTCAGTCAGACGGCCCGTTCCTCAAAGAGCTATTTTCGGTCTTCGATCCGCGAAGCCCAGATGGAAAGCGCAAGGAGGATGCAGTTCAGTTCCTGCACCAATGCGCATCGATTGCGAAAAACCTACAGATACCGGAACGAGCCACGCTTTATGGGAACCTTATCAGCCATGGTCTTTTCGCCGTGATTGCGTTCGCCATTAAGCACCCTAACCCGGCGGTTCGGACGACGGGAATTGATATTTTAGTCGCACTTCTTGACCACGATCCGATCATGATGCGCAGCTATATGCTTAAGGCCGTTAATGAGAATAAGACTCCGTTAACTGATACCCTAATCGACCTGCTCCACTCGGAGGCCGATCTCGGCGTGAAGAATCAGCTGGCGGATGCGATCAAGGTCTTGCTAGACCCGCAGGTCCCCTTGCAGGCCGCGATGGCTCGGGCTGGCCCCGAACATGCTACCAAGGTGCGGCCGAATATACTCTCGGATGCATTCGTTCAAAACCACTTCGACGAATCTTCAAAGAGACTATTTGCACCTTTGAAAAAACTCGAGGACCTGTCTAATC cccatGCTTTGACCTTCCAAGCCGTAGCCCTGTACTCCCATCTAGTGGACATTCTCACCTTCTTCGTCCGTCAACACCTTTACCGATGCCGCAATGTCATTCAGAATGAGCGGCTTGCAGCGCACATCACCCAATTACTTAGGGTGCCGCAAAAACACCTTAAATTAA CCGCCTTAAAATTCTTCAGGACCCTGCTTAGCCTTCAAGATACCTTTTATCAAGCTTTGATGACGCATAACGATACATTTGGGCTCATTCTTGACATTGTTTATGAGACCATGCCTCGCGATAACCTGCTCAATTCTGCCTGCCTTGAACTTTTCGAATTTATTAAACGGGAACATATCAAGCCGATTACTCTGCATGTGGTCGGAAAATATGGCGACAAACTGAGAAATATCACTTATGTGGACACTTTCCAGGGCCTGATAGTTCATTACGAACAGCTCCAGGGATACAGTGAGGAAGCGGATTCGACACTTTACTCTCAAGAGGAGGTAACACCTGTCCTGAAGATGCCACCCAGTGGACGTTGGCAAGGCGTGAAAGAAATGGATCCTGCCGAAGAGGAGTATTTCAACACgtcggatgaagaagaagag TGGCAGCAAGATAATCAGGCTACGGGCACCCTCATCTCGCAGGTTCCAAACGGCGCTGCTTCTCCCTCAGTAAAGTCCCTGGTAGACTatccagatgatgacgaagaagaaaacgatGCTATGGATACGACAGAAGCGAACCAAAAACAACAGCCTCAGCTTGAGGAAACTTCGAACGACGATGCACCTGCAGACCCGGCCAGCGACCAACCATCGACTCCAGTCTCACAGGTCGTGCAGACGCCTCCCGAGAGGTTATCGGAGAAGCGCCGccgcgaggaagaggatgatgacgagctCGTCAAGCTTACATCTGGACCTAAACGAAGAAGCTCTACGAGTAGTTCTACTGGGAGTGCAGGGTTGCTACGGAAAAAGCGAAGCAGCTCTATCGGTTCGGTAATAATTGCTGAAAAGGGAGCCGCACAAGGAGGACAGGGTGCTGGGAATGCAGCACCGAAGCGGATCGCCATCAACCTCAGTTCCTCGGCCAAGCAGTCTACAGACACGACTGACATACCTGAACCTGCATCCAATTCGCCTGGTAATGAGAACGAGAAGGAAAACCATAATGACAGCGGCAGCGGTGAAGGTTGA